The following are encoded in a window of Candidatus Paceibacterota bacterium genomic DNA:
- a CDS encoding transcriptional regulator, whose product MNPEPFLQLDRVIHEKGRLAILSMLAASPELSFTELRDALGMTDGNLTTHLRTLQEAGYLSVTKSFQNNRPLTTCSLTAAGKKAFTRYINLLEQIVQQTKPE is encoded by the coding sequence GTGAATCCGGAACCCTTTCTCCAGCTCGATCGGGTCATCCACGAGAAGGGCCGGCTGGCCATCCTCTCCATGCTGGCCGCCTCGCCCGAGCTGTCCTTCACCGAGCTGCGTGACGCCCTGGGCATGACCGACGGCAACCTCACCACGCATCTCCGCACCCTCCAGGAGGCCGGCTACCTGTCCGTGACCAAGTCCTTTCAGAACAATCGCCCGCTCACCACGTGCTCCCTGACCGCCGCAGGCAAGAAGGCTTTCACCCGCTACATCAACCTGCTGGAGCAAATCGTCCAGCAAACCAAACCTGAATAG